Proteins found in one Lutimonas zeaxanthinifaciens genomic segment:
- a CDS encoding OB-fold protein yields MFAKKHIKIFLVILALLVMAFSFYRMYNNPGLDVDEVSSEVKISWIDLVNSFEKDEKKASELYMDKVIEVTGKIIDISESDKSLVIVLGDPDKDISVICQIQDNELESIPEVAVGDELVIKGYCTGYLMDVMLIRCKIVNSRS; encoded by the coding sequence ATGTTTGCTAAAAAACATATTAAAATATTCTTAGTTATTCTGGCCCTTTTGGTAATGGCTTTCAGCTTTTACAGGATGTATAACAATCCAGGATTGGATGTTGATGAGGTTTCTTCCGAGGTAAAAATTTCCTGGATTGATCTGGTAAATTCTTTTGAAAAAGATGAGAAAAAGGCTTCTGAACTTTATATGGATAAAGTCATAGAAGTGACAGGGAAAATAATTGATATTTCAGAATCAGATAAGAGTCTGGTAATTGTTTTAGGAGATCCTGATAAGGATATTTCGGTCATCTGCCAGATTCAGGATAATGAATTGGAAAGCATCCCAGAAGTTGCTGTTGGAGACGAATTGGTGATTAAAGGATATTGTACAGGATATTTAATGGATGTTATGTTAATCCGATGTAAAATTGTTAATTCTAGGTCATGA
- a CDS encoding YceI family protein codes for MRLLLTVLFITIMTSNLLGQNKYLDKEGYISFFSKAPVEDIESYNNQVFSLIDIDSGEINVQLLVKSFLFEKALMREHFNENYMESDKFPKARFKGKIDNLKAMLDGSESEVVINGTLNIRNIENSITVYSRIQKLDDEIILKGEFTVLVADFDIKIPMAVINNIAKEIKVQFLFQHKPYK; via the coding sequence ATGAGATTACTTTTAACTGTTTTATTCATAACGATCATGACCTCAAACCTTTTAGGTCAAAACAAATATCTTGATAAGGAAGGATATATTTCTTTTTTTTCAAAGGCTCCTGTCGAGGATATAGAATCTTATAATAATCAGGTTTTCAGCTTGATAGATATTGATTCGGGAGAGATTAATGTACAGCTTTTGGTCAAGTCTTTTTTGTTTGAAAAAGCACTTATGCGAGAGCATTTCAATGAAAACTATATGGAGTCGGACAAGTTCCCAAAAGCCCGCTTTAAAGGTAAAATAGATAATCTCAAGGCAATGTTAGATGGCTCTGAATCTGAGGTAGTAATCAACGGTACGCTGAATATTAGAAACATTGAAAATTCGATAACTGTATATTCCAGGATTCAAAAATTAGATGATGAGATAATTTTAAAGGGAGAATTTACGGTTCTTGTTGCTGATTTTGATATTAAGATACCTATGGCCGTGATAAACAATATTGCCAAAGAAATCAAAGTTCAGTTTCTGTTTCAACATAAACCTTATAAATGA
- a CDS encoding Rossmann-like and DUF2520 domain-containing protein, translating to MIKVVLIGSGNLASHLSRALILAPNIDFVQRLSRNNSNSPYFDPSVPVIRELSELTDADIYILAVNDDSIENLSKQLKHLQGLVVHTSGSVAMRILDPQLRRGVLYPAQSFSLEKKIDFKKVPLVLETENEHDYKLLSDLASELSDRIYKLDSAGREKLHVAAVFANNFSNYMFYCAEELCIEAGISFDILKPMIMETGMKVQELSPGKSQTGPAIRNDLQTINRHLEQLKGDKKVIYENITDAIIKSFKMKEKNGKKL from the coding sequence ATGATCAAGGTAGTTTTAATCGGTTCAGGAAATTTGGCCTCTCACCTAAGTCGAGCTTTAATTCTGGCACCAAATATTGACTTCGTTCAACGTTTGAGCAGAAACAACAGCAATAGCCCTTATTTTGATCCTTCAGTTCCTGTTATCCGTGAATTGTCAGAATTGACGGATGCCGATATTTACATTTTGGCGGTAAATGACGATTCTATCGAAAACCTTTCAAAACAGCTTAAACATCTTCAGGGCCTGGTCGTGCACACTTCTGGAAGCGTTGCGATGCGCATACTTGATCCGCAATTAAGGAGGGGTGTTTTGTATCCGGCACAATCTTTTAGCCTTGAAAAGAAAATTGATTTTAAAAAAGTACCTCTTGTCCTGGAAACAGAAAATGAGCATGATTACAAATTATTATCTGACCTGGCATCTGAATTGAGCGACAGAATATATAAACTGGACTCTGCAGGTCGTGAAAAATTACACGTTGCAGCCGTTTTTGCTAATAATTTCAGCAATTACATGTTTTATTGCGCAGAGGAATTATGCATAGAGGCAGGAATCTCGTTTGATATCTTAAAACCAATGATAATGGAAACAGGTATGAAGGTCCAGGAACTATCTCCGGGCAAGTCACAAACAGGGCCTGCAATAAGAAATGATCTGCAAACCATAAACAGACATCTTGAACAATTAAAAGGCGATAAGAAAGTAATCTATGAAAATATCACCGACGCAATTATCAAATCCTTTAAAATGAAAGAAAAAAATGGGAAAAAACTATAA
- a CDS encoding KdsC family phosphatase yields MGKNYKEIMPSITTFIFDVDGVLTDGTVTVFPNGELIRSMNIKDGYALKTAVQEGFNVCIISGGTNEAVKSRLRGLGITDIYLGAHNKTEQLDEYLDIYDINPENVLYMGDDIPDIPVMKRCGLPTCPKDAVPEVHRISAYISQKKGGKGCVRDVIEQVLKVQDKWSNHFDAKFD; encoded by the coding sequence ATGGGAAAAAACTATAAGGAAATAATGCCTTCTATAACAACCTTTATCTTTGATGTAGACGGAGTTCTGACGGACGGAACGGTCACGGTTTTTCCGAACGGAGAATTGATCAGATCAATGAATATAAAAGATGGATATGCACTTAAAACGGCTGTGCAGGAGGGCTTTAATGTTTGTATCATTTCCGGTGGAACAAATGAAGCTGTCAAATCGAGATTACGCGGGCTTGGTATTACAGACATTTATCTTGGAGCCCATAATAAAACAGAACAGCTGGATGAATACCTGGACATTTACGATATCAATCCTGAAAACGTACTATATATGGGTGATGACATACCCGATATACCGGTTATGAAACGCTGTGGATTACCAACTTGCCCAAAAGATGCGGTGCCCGAGGTTCACAGAATCTCAGCTTATATTTCACAGAAAAAAGGAGGAAAAGGTTGTGTTCGCGACGTTATTGAACAAGTTTTAAAAGTCCAGGATAAATGGAGCAATCATTTTGATGCAAAATTTGATTAA
- a CDS encoding efflux RND transporter permease subunit has product MKKVISYFIKYHVAVNVIIIAVIFFGILGIFSMKSSFFPLTDSRFINISVVYPGASPQEMEEGVVLKIEDNLKGIVGIDRVTSVSRENSASISVETLVDSDIDVVLAEVKNAVDRVPSFPSGMEPPVIAKVEAIAPTINFTVSGTDLPLTTLKKYARDVENDLRAMPGISQISLTGFPDEEIEIAVREIDLRAFDLTFADVAQAVQGSNLLISGGNIKTDYEDYLIRARNRQYYGEDLHNLIVKADQSGNVIYLKDVATVRDRWNENPDRLFFNDEVAISIQVNNTNSEDMIASADAINIYIEKFNATHDNVQLNVASDRSIVLKQRTDLLTENAFVGILLVLLFLSLFLNVRLAFWVAAGLPIAFLGMFIFAANLGVTINVLSLFGMIIVIGILVDDGIVIGENIYHHYEKGKSPVQAAIDGTMEVIPPIMSAILTTMLAFSIFFFLQGGIGDFFKEVSTVVILTLAVSLVEALIILPAHIAHSKALVRNRKKPTSGLFYIFNQINVKADQFLVFCRDRIYGPYLKFFLKNRFLGLAIPFAMLIFSIGGISSRVVRTSFFPNMASDRVDISLAMPQGTNERITDSIISSIEEAAWLVGNEYTEKQTGNTPVIENIIKRIGPGSSNASLTINLLPGEYRDFASGDITNAIRDKAGVIYGAESLTFGSGMNFGGSPVAVSLLGNNIEELKAAKIELKSALVSNPILKDVSDTDPAGIKEVRIKLKNDAYILGLTLQSVMNQVRSGFFGFQAQRFQRGQDEIKVWVRYEKEDRSSIRNLDDMWISTPTGNKVPFSEIATYDIARGDVAINHLEGRREIQITADMANPKESATDVMADIKDNVLPSILAKYPSVQPSFEGQNREAAKTINSATRVGGIVLVLIYCVIAFTFRSYSQPLLLLIMVPFSLIGIVWGHYIHGFSINILSWLGIIALVGIMVNDGLVLVGKFNSYLKQGMKFNDAMYEAGKSRFRAIFLTSLTTVAGLMPLLLEKSRQAQFLKPMAISISYGIMIATFLTLLMLPLLLSINNSLTVRIKWLITGRMASKEEVTRAVKELKLEENENK; this is encoded by the coding sequence ATGAAAAAAGTTATTTCTTATTTTATAAAGTATCATGTCGCGGTGAATGTCATAATCATTGCCGTAATTTTCTTTGGTATCCTGGGAATATTTTCAATGAAATCGTCATTTTTCCCATTGACTGATTCTCGTTTTATCAATATCTCAGTGGTCTATCCCGGTGCCTCCCCCCAGGAAATGGAAGAAGGGGTTGTACTCAAAATTGAAGACAATCTAAAGGGTATTGTAGGGATTGACCGTGTAACCTCCGTTTCCAGAGAAAATTCTGCCAGTATTAGTGTAGAGACTTTGGTAGATTCTGATATTGACGTAGTTCTTGCAGAAGTAAAAAATGCCGTTGACAGGGTACCTTCATTCCCATCAGGAATGGAGCCTCCTGTTATTGCCAAAGTAGAAGCGATTGCCCCGACGATCAATTTTACAGTAAGCGGAACAGACTTGCCCCTTACCACTTTAAAAAAATATGCCAGGGACGTTGAAAATGACCTGAGAGCCATGCCGGGTATTTCCCAGATATCTCTGACTGGATTTCCTGATGAAGAAATTGAAATTGCTGTAAGAGAAATTGATTTAAGGGCCTTCGACCTGACTTTTGCTGATGTAGCACAGGCTGTTCAGGGTTCAAACCTTTTGATTTCCGGAGGAAACATAAAAACGGATTACGAAGACTATCTGATCCGAGCCAGAAACAGACAATATTATGGAGAGGATTTACACAATCTTATCGTAAAGGCAGATCAATCAGGGAATGTGATTTATCTTAAAGATGTAGCTACCGTTAGAGATCGTTGGAATGAAAACCCGGATCGCTTGTTTTTTAACGATGAAGTTGCCATTAGTATTCAAGTCAATAATACCAACAGTGAAGATATGATCGCCTCGGCGGATGCGATCAATATTTACATTGAAAAGTTTAATGCCACACATGATAATGTGCAGTTAAATGTGGCGAGTGACCGATCTATTGTTCTCAAGCAAAGAACAGATTTATTAACAGAAAATGCCTTTGTTGGTATTTTGCTGGTACTGTTGTTTCTATCCTTGTTTTTAAACGTAAGATTGGCATTCTGGGTTGCGGCAGGATTACCAATTGCCTTCCTGGGAATGTTCATTTTTGCTGCAAACCTTGGCGTCACCATAAATGTTTTATCATTATTCGGGATGATTATCGTGATTGGTATTCTTGTTGATGACGGAATTGTGATTGGTGAAAATATTTATCATCATTATGAAAAAGGAAAATCCCCTGTTCAGGCTGCCATTGATGGAACAATGGAAGTAATTCCTCCTATTATGTCAGCAATCCTGACCACGATGTTGGCCTTTTCCATATTCTTCTTTTTGCAAGGAGGTATTGGTGATTTCTTTAAAGAAGTTTCGACAGTGGTAATTCTAACCTTAGCGGTTTCGCTTGTTGAAGCACTCATTATATTACCCGCACACATTGCACATTCCAAGGCTTTGGTAAGGAACCGTAAAAAACCGACTTCCGGACTTTTTTATATATTCAATCAAATCAATGTAAAGGCTGATCAGTTTTTGGTCTTTTGCCGAGACAGGATTTATGGTCCATACCTTAAATTCTTTTTGAAAAACAGATTCCTTGGCCTGGCAATTCCTTTCGCTATGTTGATTTTTTCCATCGGAGGAATTTCAAGTAGGGTTGTAAGAACTTCATTTTTCCCAAATATGGCAAGTGACCGGGTTGATATTAGCCTTGCAATGCCTCAGGGTACGAATGAAAGAATAACAGACTCGATCATTTCAAGTATTGAAGAAGCTGCCTGGTTGGTCGGTAATGAATATACCGAAAAACAAACCGGTAACACTCCGGTAATAGAAAACATTATAAAAAGGATTGGTCCTGGCTCCAGTAATGCGAGTCTGACCATCAATTTGCTTCCTGGAGAATATAGAGATTTTGCTTCCGGAGATATTACCAATGCCATCAGGGACAAAGCAGGTGTCATTTATGGCGCTGAAAGCCTCACTTTTGGGTCGGGAATGAACTTTGGAGGAAGTCCGGTAGCTGTTTCCTTGTTGGGAAATAATATTGAAGAGCTCAAAGCTGCAAAAATTGAGTTAAAAAGTGCTTTGGTTTCCAACCCGATTCTTAAAGATGTTTCAGATACAGATCCCGCCGGTATAAAAGAAGTTCGAATCAAGTTGAAAAATGACGCCTATATTCTTGGACTTACGCTTCAATCTGTTATGAACCAGGTTCGATCAGGGTTCTTTGGATTTCAGGCCCAGCGTTTTCAACGTGGTCAGGATGAGATCAAAGTCTGGGTGCGTTACGAAAAAGAGGATCGATCCTCAATTCGAAATCTGGACGATATGTGGATATCGACTCCAACCGGAAATAAGGTCCCTTTTTCAGAAATTGCAACCTATGACATTGCTCGTGGAGATGTAGCCATTAATCACCTCGAAGGGAGAAGAGAAATCCAGATTACCGCGGATATGGCGAATCCTAAGGAGAGTGCCACTGATGTTATGGCGGATATAAAAGACAATGTACTTCCTTCGATTCTGGCCAAATATCCAAGCGTTCAGCCTAGTTTTGAAGGACAAAACAGGGAAGCAGCCAAAACCATTAATTCAGCGACTCGTGTTGGAGGAATCGTATTGGTTTTAATCTATTGTGTCATTGCATTTACCTTTAGATCCTATAGCCAACCGTTATTACTATTGATCATGGTGCCATTTAGTTTGATCGGTATTGTTTGGGGTCACTATATCCATGGATTTTCCATCAACATATTATCTTGGTTAGGAATCATCGCCTTGGTGGGAATTATGGTAAATGATGGTTTGGTACTCGTTGGTAAATTCAATTCATATCTCAAGCAGGGAATGAAATTTAATGATGCCATGTATGAAGCTGGAAAATCAAGGTTTAGAGCCATATTTTTGACTTCCCTCACTACTGTTGCCGGTTTGATGCCTCTGTTATTAGAGAAAAGCAGGCAGGCCCAGTTTTTAAAGCCCATGGCTATCTCAATTTCCTACGGGATCATGATTGCTACTTTTTTGACCTTATTAATGTTACCCCTGCTGTTGTCAATCAATAACAGTTTAACGGTTAGAATTAAATGGTTGATCACAGGAAGAATGGCTTCCAAAGAAGAAGTTACAAGAGCGGTTAAAGAATTAAAATTAGAAGAAAATGAAAATAAATAA
- the ppdK gene encoding pyruvate, phosphate dikinase, producing METAQDLKMNVYKFGNKTADGNSKLRNLLGGKGANLAEMSWLGIPVPAGFTITTEVCTQYNQYGQEETIAMIKPEVEEAIKNIEEIMGSTFGDKDNPLLISVRSGARVSMPGMMDTVLNLGLNDEVVLGLAAKTNNERFAWDSYRRFIQMYGGVVLGMKPESKDDIDPFEEIMEHLKDKRHIELDTEFTVQDLQDLVYDFKDAVKKRTGHDFPTDPWDQLWGAVIAVFNSWNGDRAVYYRKMHNYPADWGTAVNVQAMVYGNMGENSGTGVCFTRDAGTGENVFNGEYLIDAQGEDVVAGVRTPLQITKLGSERWAELAKVDEEERVANYPSLEEKMPEIFKELDGYQDKLEKHYRDMQDMEFTIQEGKLWILQTRNGKRTGAAMVKIAIDLLKSKMISEKEALLMLEPNKLDELLHPVFDTGALKRAHVIAQGLPASPGAATGQLVFFADEANKYKNSILCRIETSPEDLEGMNIAKGILTARGGMTSHAAVVARGMGKCCVSGAGALKINYKGRSLRVGDKVYHEGDWISLNGSTGNIIEGKVATVEPELSGEFAEIMELADKYSKMKVRTNADSPKDALVAKNFGAQGIGLTRTEHMFFEVDRIRAMREMILAETVKGRKHALEELLPMQRKDFEGIFEAMAGLPVTIRLLDPPLHEFVPHQLATQKDLAEDMHISLQAVKNKVADLSEFNPMLGHRGCRLGNTYPEITEMQTRAIIEAALNLKERGIEAKPEIMIPLVGTYAEFLEQEKIIRGTAQDVFDERNDSIEFMVGTMMEIPRATLIADKIAERADFFSFGTNDLTQMTYGYSRDDAGKFLPIYLDKGILTSDPFEILDQEGVGQLVEIGTERGRKTKPNLKVGICGEHGGEPNSVEFCYNTDLDYVSCSPFRVPIARLSAAQAQIKAS from the coding sequence ATGGAGACAGCGCAAGATCTGAAAATGAACGTCTATAAATTCGGAAACAAAACTGCTGACGGAAACAGTAAATTAAGAAATCTTCTAGGAGGAAAAGGTGCCAACCTTGCCGAAATGAGTTGGCTGGGTATTCCGGTTCCTGCAGGTTTTACCATAACCACGGAAGTATGTACTCAGTACAATCAATATGGTCAGGAAGAAACCATAGCCATGATCAAACCTGAGGTCGAAGAAGCTATTAAAAATATTGAAGAGATCATGGGGTCCACTTTTGGCGATAAAGATAACCCTTTATTGATCTCAGTACGTTCGGGAGCAAGGGTATCTATGCCTGGTATGATGGATACCGTTCTTAACTTAGGGTTAAATGATGAAGTTGTTCTGGGTCTCGCTGCCAAAACAAACAATGAGCGATTTGCCTGGGATTCATACAGAAGATTTATCCAGATGTACGGTGGTGTGGTTTTAGGTATGAAACCTGAATCTAAAGATGATATTGATCCTTTTGAAGAGATCATGGAACATCTTAAAGATAAAAGACATATTGAACTTGACACGGAATTCACGGTTCAGGATCTTCAGGACCTGGTTTACGATTTTAAAGATGCAGTCAAAAAAAGAACAGGACATGACTTCCCTACCGATCCATGGGATCAGCTTTGGGGAGCCGTGATTGCGGTATTCAATAGTTGGAACGGAGACAGAGCCGTTTATTACAGAAAAATGCATAATTATCCTGCTGACTGGGGTACTGCGGTAAACGTACAGGCCATGGTCTATGGAAATATGGGTGAGAATTCAGGTACAGGAGTGTGTTTTACAAGAGACGCCGGTACAGGTGAAAATGTTTTCAACGGTGAATACCTTATTGATGCACAAGGTGAAGATGTGGTTGCGGGTGTTAGAACTCCGCTTCAAATCACGAAACTTGGATCTGAAAGATGGGCCGAACTGGCAAAAGTAGATGAAGAAGAAAGAGTTGCCAATTATCCTTCTCTTGAGGAAAAAATGCCTGAAATTTTTAAAGAACTTGACGGGTATCAAGACAAACTTGAAAAGCATTACCGCGACATGCAGGATATGGAGTTTACCATTCAGGAAGGAAAACTTTGGATCTTACAAACCAGAAACGGTAAGCGTACAGGTGCAGCCATGGTTAAAATAGCCATTGATCTGCTTAAGAGCAAAATGATCAGTGAAAAAGAAGCATTATTGATGTTAGAACCAAATAAGCTTGATGAATTGCTTCACCCTGTATTTGACACCGGAGCCTTGAAAAGAGCTCATGTAATAGCTCAGGGATTACCCGCCTCACCCGGTGCGGCCACAGGTCAACTTGTATTCTTTGCCGACGAAGCAAATAAATACAAAAACAGTATCCTTTGTAGAATTGAAACCTCTCCTGAGGACCTTGAAGGAATGAATATTGCCAAAGGTATCTTAACGGCAAGAGGTGGTATGACCTCACACGCTGCGGTAGTAGCAAGAGGTATGGGTAAATGTTGTGTTTCTGGAGCAGGCGCCCTAAAAATAAATTACAAAGGAAGGTCTTTACGCGTTGGTGACAAAGTATATCACGAAGGTGACTGGATCTCATTGAACGGATCTACAGGAAACATTATAGAAGGGAAAGTTGCTACAGTTGAACCCGAACTAAGCGGCGAGTTCGCTGAAATCATGGAGCTGGCAGACAAGTATTCCAAAATGAAGGTAAGAACAAATGCTGATTCACCAAAAGACGCATTGGTAGCCAAAAACTTTGGAGCACAAGGAATTGGTCTTACAAGAACAGAGCATATGTTCTTTGAGGTAGACAGAATTAGGGCGATGAGAGAAATGATCCTTGCAGAAACCGTAAAAGGTAGAAAACATGCACTGGAAGAACTGCTTCCAATGCAAAGAAAGGATTTTGAAGGGATTTTTGAAGCGATGGCCGGATTACCTGTTACCATCAGGTTACTGGATCCACCATTGCATGAATTCGTCCCTCACCAGTTAGCAACACAAAAGGATCTGGCAGAAGATATGCATATCTCATTACAAGCTGTTAAAAATAAAGTTGCTGACCTAAGTGAATTTAACCCGATGCTTGGACACAGAGGTTGTAGATTAGGTAATACTTACCCTGAAATTACTGAAATGCAGACAAGAGCCATTATCGAAGCTGCATTGAACCTAAAAGAAAGAGGTATCGAAGCTAAACCGGAGATCATGATTCCTTTGGTAGGAACGTATGCTGAATTTTTAGAGCAGGAAAAGATCATTAGAGGCACGGCTCAGGATGTATTTGATGAGCGTAATGATTCAATTGAATTCATGGTAGGAACCATGATGGAAATCCCTAGAGCAACGTTGATTGCTGATAAAATTGCTGAACGAGCTGATTTCTTCTCGTTTGGAACAAATGACCTTACTCAAATGACCTATGGTTATTCAAGAGATGATGCCGGAAAATTCTTGCCAATTTATTTGGACAAAGGAATTCTTACATCAGATCCTTTTGAAATCCTTGATCAGGAGGGTGTTGGACAGCTTGTGGAAATCGGAACAGAAAGAGGTAGAAAAACAAAACCAAACTTAAAAGTTGGTATTTGTGGTGAGCACGGTGGTGAACCAAATTCTGTTGAATTCTGCTATAATACCGATCTGGATTATGTGAGTTGTTCCCCATTTAGAGTACCAATTGCGCGTTTATCTGCGGCTCAGGCCCAGATCAAGGCTTCTTGA
- a CDS encoding DUF5777 family beta-barrel protein translates to MMIKKLLILIVCLLPVITFGQELDSIMDSESSDDTNLVFATFKGTRILNGHSVETRKRGVLEFLITHRFGPINSGFEDFFGLDEANIRLALEYAITDDLTLGLGRSSYEKTYDSFLKYRALYQKSGARNFPFSLTLFGSAAVKTLNNNQQDYSFGDKLTYVGQVLLARKFTPSISFQISPTYIHFNRVPSSIDPNDMFALGFGTRVNVSKRVAINGEYFYNFNSFNSYETKNSFALGVSIGTGGHIFQLLVTNSRPMIEKGFIAETTGDFFDGDMRFGFNISRAFHLNKKSKVPDY, encoded by the coding sequence ATGATGATAAAAAAGCTCTTAATTCTAATCGTTTGCTTATTACCCGTAATTACTTTTGGTCAGGAACTGGATTCTATTATGGATAGCGAAAGCTCTGATGATACAAACCTTGTGTTTGCCACATTTAAGGGAACAAGAATATTAAACGGCCATTCAGTGGAAACAAGAAAGAGGGGCGTACTTGAATTTCTCATTACGCATCGCTTTGGGCCGATTAATTCTGGATTTGAAGATTTTTTCGGACTTGATGAGGCTAACATAAGACTTGCCCTGGAATATGCCATTACGGACGATCTGACCTTAGGATTGGGTAGAAGTTCCTATGAAAAGACCTATGATTCATTTTTGAAATACAGAGCCCTCTATCAAAAATCCGGAGCCAGGAACTTTCCTTTTAGCCTAACTCTGTTTGGTAGTGCTGCGGTGAAAACTTTGAATAACAACCAGCAGGATTATAGTTTTGGCGATAAACTAACTTATGTAGGGCAGGTATTATTGGCCAGAAAGTTTACACCAAGTATTTCATTCCAAATTTCACCCACATATATTCATTTTAACAGGGTTCCTTCCAGTATCGATCCCAACGATATGTTTGCGTTGGGATTTGGAACCCGAGTAAATGTGAGCAAAAGGGTGGCGATAAATGGAGAATATTTTTATAATTTTAATTCTTTTAATTCTTATGAAACAAAGAATTCTTTTGCCCTAGGAGTATCAATAGGTACGGGAGGACATATTTTTCAATTGCTTGTAACTAATTCACGTCCGATGATCGAAAAAGGATTTATTGCCGAAACCACGGGAGATTTTTTTGATGGTGATATGCGTTTCGGATTTAATATTTCGAGAGCTTTTCATCTCAATAAAAAATCGAAAGTTCCTGATTATTAA
- a CDS encoding TolC family protein yields MKINKVLSLLVLLLGFSMNAQGLLEKQGAVDIALENNYDIKVSNNDLEAAKNSSSIYNSGYLPSVFANGGADYQSNESEIEFQNGTVQDDIENTTNSVNASVGIDYLLFDGFGRKYNYKKLQEQYNISEIRVRQVIENTLLDLLIAYYDVALLTENKSNLEQSLAISKSQLLREQYGYQYGQKTQLDVLNSEVNVNQDSINLLNIQRELANAKRDLNVILGRNVNIDFQVDTTVTYALDLTYDNMMQSAKLNNTLLLQAEKNVTLSDYDLKINKSSWVPNVGINGAYNWRDSNTESNNSNPFLLASQTSRGIVGGLTVSWNIFDGGQTKTRVQNAKIAIDNSNIEKELVEKDLERNVANAWETYQNSLFVLNAEEKNVETNRQNFLRSEEQFKLGQIITVEFRLAQVNFLSAINSYNQAKYTAKVAELRLLQLGGKLIGANY; encoded by the coding sequence ATGAAAATAAATAAGGTTTTAAGTTTACTGGTATTGCTTCTGGGGTTCTCAATGAATGCACAAGGTTTGCTGGAAAAACAGGGTGCCGTGGACATTGCTCTTGAAAACAACTATGACATCAAGGTTTCAAACAATGATCTTGAGGCGGCTAAAAATAGTTCTTCCATTTACAACAGTGGTTATCTTCCTTCGGTATTTGCCAATGGAGGTGCTGATTATCAGAGCAATGAAAGTGAAATTGAATTTCAGAACGGTACGGTTCAGGATGATATTGAAAATACCACAAATTCGGTTAATGCGAGTGTGGGTATTGATTACCTTCTCTTTGATGGTTTTGGAAGAAAGTATAATTATAAAAAACTTCAGGAACAGTATAATATTTCAGAAATAAGGGTAAGGCAGGTTATTGAAAATACCTTGCTCGACCTGCTGATTGCATATTATGATGTTGCGCTTCTTACTGAGAACAAATCGAATCTGGAGCAATCTCTGGCCATATCGAAGAGTCAGCTCTTACGAGAACAATACGGCTACCAGTATGGACAAAAGACGCAGCTTGATGTCTTAAACTCAGAGGTAAATGTAAACCAGGACAGTATCAATTTACTGAATATCCAGAGAGAACTAGCCAATGCGAAGAGAGATTTGAATGTTATTCTGGGAAGGAATGTAAATATCGATTTCCAGGTAGATACAACGGTAACTTATGCCCTTGATCTTACTTATGACAACATGATGCAATCGGCTAAATTAAATAACACCCTGCTTTTGCAGGCGGAGAAGAATGTTACTTTGAGTGATTACGATCTCAAGATCAATAAGTCTTCCTGGGTTCCTAATGTTGGAATCAACGGTGCTTATAACTGGAGAGATTCTAATACCGAATCGAATAACAGCAACCCGTTTTTACTTGCTTCGCAGACCTCGAGAGGAATAGTAGGTGGATTGACCGTTTCCTGGAACATCTTTGACGGGGGGCAAACCAAGACCAGGGTTCAAAATGCCAAAATCGCCATTGACAACAGTAATATTGAAAAAGAGCTTGTTGAAAAAGACTTGGAGCGAAACGTGGCTAACGCCTGGGAAACCTATCAGAATTCGTTGTTTGTTTTAAATGCGGAAGAAAAGAACGTGGAAACCAACAGGCAGAATTTTTTACGTAGTGAAGAACAATTTAAACTGGGTCAGATCATCACGGTTGAATTCAGACTGGCTCAGGTAAACTTTTTAAGCGCCATCAATAGTTATAATCAAGCGAAATACACAGCAAAAGTTGCTGAACTGAGGTTGTTGCAGTTAGGAGGAAAACTGATCGGAGCAAATTATTGA